In one window of Corynebacterium incognita DNA:
- a CDS encoding PH domain-containing protein has product MTKHFRPDRTHILAIALLSGIALIGIGWAPKYLAWLFVVPILCIWWVVRSRTTVSDKGIDIAYGFRGDKHLDWEDVEGIGFQRSSAFVQSGQKKFSLPGVTFNSLPKLAEASRGRIPDALTAGREAANDKVVVIHRDGRQVLVDKDEFDSEHPATTKDV; this is encoded by the coding sequence ATGACTAAGCACTTCCGCCCGGACCGCACCCATATCTTGGCCATCGCTCTCCTTTCAGGCATCGCGCTCATTGGCATCGGGTGGGCCCCGAAGTACTTAGCGTGGCTGTTCGTCGTTCCTATTCTGTGCATCTGGTGGGTAGTGCGGTCCCGCACCACGGTCTCCGACAAAGGCATCGATATCGCCTATGGTTTTCGCGGCGACAAGCACCTGGACTGGGAGGACGTGGAAGGCATCGGTTTCCAGCGCTCCTCGGCATTCGTCCAGTCGGGGCAGAAGAAGTTCTCGCTACCTGGTGTGACCTTCAATTCCTTGCCCAAGCTTGCGGAAGCCTCCCGCGGCCGCATCCCCGATGCGCTGACCGCCGGCCGTGAAGCCGCCAACGACAAGGTAGTGGTCATCCATCGCGATGGCCGCCAAGTGCTAGTGGACAAGGACGAATTCGACTCTGAACATCCAGCGACAACCAAGGACGTCTAA
- a CDS encoding mechanosensitive ion channel family protein — translation MHWDYMLTQLWRWVADTGINLAILIVAAFLVPRAGRLLQRWIHHRSESSDPNESKSQLALAGASIYIAQLVAYFVITVFFLQQLGFSMVGATIPATIASAAIGLGAQSIIADFLAGFFIITEKQYGVGDWVRFEGNGIEVEGTVIQVTMRATRIRTLSEQTVIIPNSTARVCINSSHYWSSAVVVMDVPLLGSASANEAIDRTAQAARRALEHPDVKKELLGELDVQPAVSVDAPTVVGMPWTMKIRLIIQVKATMQWMVERAIRIAIVDEFWSEYGSATTMTGELQHQLRLTPQQTEESELNLGLSDPEATAAATEEISKVTQAEALPSGLPTPQSVFENVLTFGGHVRTSTTMLSALMIVLLILRAMMVTIVVDGETLPGPLAPPAQAPAIKISDQ, via the coding sequence ATGCATTGGGACTATATGCTCACCCAGCTGTGGCGCTGGGTAGCAGACACTGGCATCAATCTTGCCATCTTAATCGTGGCAGCGTTTCTGGTCCCCCGGGCGGGCCGACTCCTGCAGCGCTGGATACATCACCGCAGCGAGTCATCGGACCCAAACGAGTCGAAGTCGCAACTCGCGCTCGCCGGTGCCTCCATATACATCGCGCAGCTGGTGGCCTATTTTGTCATCACCGTGTTCTTCCTGCAGCAGCTGGGATTTTCCATGGTAGGCGCAACCATTCCCGCGACTATCGCGTCGGCCGCCATCGGTTTGGGTGCGCAATCGATCATCGCTGACTTCCTCGCCGGCTTCTTCATCATTACGGAGAAGCAATACGGCGTCGGCGACTGGGTCCGCTTCGAAGGCAACGGCATCGAAGTCGAGGGAACGGTCATTCAGGTGACCATGCGCGCCACCCGAATCCGCACGCTCTCAGAGCAGACGGTCATTATTCCCAACTCGACCGCACGAGTGTGCATCAACTCGTCCCACTACTGGTCTTCGGCCGTTGTGGTCATGGACGTCCCCCTGCTGGGGTCGGCTTCCGCCAATGAGGCCATTGACCGCACTGCGCAAGCCGCCCGCCGCGCCTTAGAACACCCCGATGTGAAGAAGGAACTCCTCGGCGAGCTCGACGTGCAGCCCGCCGTGTCGGTGGACGCACCAACGGTAGTTGGCATGCCGTGGACGATGAAGATACGCCTCATCATCCAGGTCAAAGCCACCATGCAGTGGATGGTCGAGCGCGCCATCCGCATCGCCATTGTGGACGAGTTCTGGTCCGAGTATGGGTCTGCCACCACGATGACGGGTGAACTGCAACACCAGCTCCGGCTCACCCCGCAGCAAACAGAAGAGTCTGAGCTGAACTTGGGCCTGAGCGATCCGGAGGCCACTGCGGCAGCCACCGAAGAGATCTCGAAAGTTACTCAAGCTGAGGCGCTGCCGTCCGGGCTGCCGACGCCTCAGTCCGTGTTCGAAAACGTCCTCACCTTCGGCGGCCACGTACGCACCTCCACCACGATGCTCAGTGCCCTCATGATCGTGCTGCTCATCCTTCGCGCGATGATGGTAACCATCGTCGTGGACGGCGAAACTCTCCCCGGGCCTTTGGCTCCGCCGGCTCAGGCCCCGGCGATCAAAATCTCCGACCAATAA
- a CDS encoding cell wall-binding repeat-containing protein: protein MLTSSFASGPYIHSVGAKASPRRGLARTVAATVAATTLIFPLTACGSDAEDGKKFAVASDGSSGEGDKGGGEKKLRLEHSQLKPVSIDSSRVVGDSSRSGAETATEFFDQAEEVVVAGNDPQALASAAAVAVQRGVPMLTQLGQSSTVASELKRLGVKKVYAFGPVSSQEELRAAGAEVKVESAPEDSAEAARTLAGVGKDRNAAVAKLPVDAAGEAPGRPAVLVTEETSIAAVATARAAGADVKVLPAADPRATGESMKLTKNGALAIGEAFGGQERFDAAAKLSAAGELPGGGGLLFPGRRMIALYGHPSGGALGVMGEQPPQEAAQRVQKLVDEYQPHTDYQVMPAFEIIATVASSSPGGDGDFSNEADPKELEPYVDAITDAGGYAFLDLQPGRASLLDQAKRYEDLLKKPNVGLALDPEWKLGPNDMPMDNVGHVQVEEINEVADWLAKLTRENNLPQKGLIVHQFQQQMIRNRENLDTSHPELALIIHADGHGVAEEKFATWEVTKKDLPQGVFLAWKNFYDEDSPTFSPEKTYSDVKPRPWFVSYQ from the coding sequence GTGTTGACTTCCTCCTTTGCTTCCGGCCCGTACATCCACTCAGTCGGCGCTAAGGCAAGCCCACGGCGCGGCCTTGCGCGCACCGTGGCTGCTACTGTGGCCGCTACTACTCTTATCTTTCCTCTCACAGCCTGCGGCTCTGATGCGGAAGACGGTAAGAAATTCGCCGTCGCTTCCGACGGGTCGTCGGGCGAAGGCGACAAAGGAGGGGGAGAAAAGAAGCTGCGGCTGGAGCACTCTCAGCTCAAGCCGGTGAGCATCGATTCTTCCCGCGTCGTCGGCGACAGCTCGCGCTCCGGGGCGGAAACCGCAACAGAGTTCTTTGACCAAGCAGAGGAAGTTGTTGTCGCGGGTAATGATCCTCAGGCCCTGGCGTCCGCAGCAGCGGTTGCTGTGCAGCGCGGTGTTCCTATGCTGACCCAGTTGGGGCAGTCAAGCACAGTGGCGAGTGAGCTGAAACGCCTAGGAGTGAAGAAAGTTTACGCGTTCGGGCCGGTCTCTAGCCAGGAGGAGTTGCGCGCGGCCGGCGCGGAGGTAAAAGTGGAATCTGCGCCTGAAGATTCTGCCGAAGCAGCGCGGACCCTGGCGGGCGTAGGAAAGGACCGCAACGCGGCCGTCGCCAAGCTCCCCGTCGACGCCGCGGGAGAAGCTCCTGGGCGCCCCGCAGTCCTGGTGACAGAGGAAACTTCAATTGCCGCAGTGGCCACGGCACGCGCAGCGGGCGCCGACGTCAAGGTGCTGCCGGCGGCGGACCCACGCGCGACCGGCGAATCCATGAAGCTGACCAAGAACGGTGCCTTGGCTATTGGCGAGGCCTTCGGCGGGCAAGAGCGTTTCGACGCCGCCGCGAAGCTCAGCGCCGCTGGCGAATTGCCCGGCGGCGGTGGCCTGCTCTTCCCCGGACGCCGGATGATCGCGTTGTACGGGCACCCTTCCGGTGGGGCGTTGGGTGTGATGGGGGAGCAACCCCCGCAGGAAGCAGCGCAGCGTGTGCAGAAGCTGGTTGACGAATATCAACCGCACACGGACTATCAAGTGATGCCCGCCTTCGAGATTATTGCCACGGTGGCCTCGTCCTCTCCGGGCGGTGATGGCGACTTCTCCAATGAGGCAGACCCGAAGGAGCTCGAGCCTTACGTCGATGCCATCACCGATGCTGGGGGTTACGCCTTCCTCGACCTGCAGCCAGGCCGAGCGAGCTTGTTGGATCAGGCGAAGCGCTACGAGGACCTGCTGAAGAAGCCCAATGTTGGATTGGCTCTGGACCCGGAATGGAAACTCGGACCCAACGATATGCCCATGGATAACGTGGGACATGTCCAGGTAGAAGAAATTAATGAGGTGGCGGACTGGTTGGCGAAGCTCACTCGGGAGAACAACCTCCCGCAGAAGGGCCTCATCGTTCACCAATTCCAGCAGCAGATGATTAGGAATCGGGAGAATCTGGACACGAGTCACCCAGAGCTCGCGCTCATCATCCACGCCGACGGACACGGCGTCGCTGAGGAGAAGTTTGCCACGTGGGAGGTGACGAAGAAGGACCTTCCCCAGGGAGTCTTTTTGGCATGGAAGAATTTCTACGACGAAGATTCTCCGACCTTCAGCCCGGAAAAAACTTATTCGGACGTGAAACCGCGCCCGTGGTTCGTGTCCTATCAGTAA
- a CDS encoding putative nucleotidyltransferase substrate binding domain-containing protein: MNVEIAEVAGFLAAHEPFMRLPEPARAELAAAMDIIYVRRGEDIITPGHENAALYVIRSGAVDVIGEDVLLDRRDAGRSFGYSTLVNPEESRSRYRMTAVEDSLLLVIPAAVFRAVAQEHPDFQRFYSSQTLRIRQAAAQLNDDGFATTLRSPVLRPGDSSTAPLVVKAEDSIQSVAADMDAGNHTAALVSDGTRIVGIITDKDLRGRVVARGVATHQAVATVMTVDPVTVTATATVMDALVVMSERNISHLPVLGEEGASVPVGLVTNATLMELLRNDPVYLIADIARHKNREELVGTFERATHIVARFIERGASPADAARMMTIAADGIAQRLVALAHEELGPAPVEYAFVTVGSQGRHETGFASDQDNALILADTYQPELHGDYFAALSDYVCTGLADAGQRLCPGDMMANQPQWRMTIRQWHEAFAQWVTALESEAVLQAQVFFDMRTVAGSDSLTAEVHSYAVSAASGARRFHAHLAALAARREPPLGFFRGFVVDKSGEYAKTLDIKKGGVAGIVQMARLHAIAGGSRELDTRARLQAAAGQNMSEQGANNLIDAFDFLTAMSLRHQAQQLREGAAPDNHIDPAQLSKMEREHLRDAFQIVGSMYKALATKYPVRST, encoded by the coding sequence ATGAACGTGGAGATCGCCGAAGTCGCTGGCTTTCTGGCAGCGCACGAGCCCTTTATGCGCTTGCCAGAACCGGCACGCGCCGAGCTCGCGGCGGCTATGGACATTATTTACGTCCGCCGCGGCGAGGACATTATCACCCCTGGCCACGAGAACGCGGCGCTGTATGTCATACGTTCTGGTGCGGTAGACGTTATCGGCGAGGACGTCCTTCTTGACCGGCGGGACGCGGGTCGGAGCTTCGGCTATTCCACCCTGGTTAATCCAGAAGAATCCCGGTCTCGCTATCGCATGACGGCGGTGGAGGACAGCCTGCTCCTGGTCATCCCAGCAGCAGTCTTCAGGGCTGTGGCGCAAGAGCACCCGGATTTTCAACGGTTCTATTCCTCGCAGACCTTGCGGATTCGGCAGGCAGCGGCGCAGCTCAACGACGACGGCTTCGCCACCACGTTGCGTTCCCCGGTGCTTCGTCCCGGAGATTCGAGTACAGCTCCGCTAGTTGTCAAGGCAGAGGACAGCATCCAATCGGTGGCGGCGGACATGGACGCGGGTAACCACACTGCGGCACTGGTATCGGATGGGACCCGCATCGTGGGTATCATCACGGACAAGGACTTGCGAGGCCGAGTGGTGGCGCGCGGCGTCGCTACGCACCAAGCCGTGGCCACCGTGATGACGGTGGACCCAGTGACCGTGACGGCGACAGCGACCGTCATGGATGCGCTGGTGGTGATGAGTGAACGCAACATTTCCCACCTCCCAGTTCTCGGCGAGGAAGGGGCATCGGTGCCGGTGGGGCTGGTTACTAATGCCACGCTCATGGAGCTGCTCCGCAATGACCCGGTGTACCTCATCGCCGATATTGCTCGGCATAAGAACCGCGAGGAACTGGTTGGGACGTTCGAGCGCGCGACGCATATCGTGGCTCGGTTTATTGAGCGTGGAGCGAGCCCCGCTGATGCGGCGCGGATGATGACGATTGCTGCGGATGGCATTGCGCAACGCCTTGTCGCTCTCGCTCATGAAGAATTAGGGCCGGCGCCGGTGGAGTACGCGTTTGTCACCGTGGGGTCGCAGGGAAGGCACGAAACAGGATTTGCCTCGGACCAAGACAACGCACTCATCCTGGCCGATACCTACCAACCCGAGTTGCATGGGGACTATTTCGCGGCCTTGTCTGACTACGTGTGTACAGGGCTGGCGGACGCGGGCCAGCGTTTGTGCCCCGGAGACATGATGGCTAACCAGCCGCAATGGCGGATGACGATTCGGCAGTGGCACGAGGCCTTCGCGCAATGGGTGACGGCCTTGGAATCCGAGGCTGTTCTTCAAGCCCAGGTTTTCTTCGATATGCGCACCGTGGCGGGCAGTGACTCCTTGACGGCGGAGGTCCATAGCTACGCGGTCTCAGCTGCGAGCGGCGCGCGCCGCTTCCACGCCCACCTGGCCGCTTTGGCAGCACGGAGGGAGCCGCCCCTGGGATTCTTCCGCGGCTTCGTGGTGGACAAGTCTGGAGAATACGCCAAAACCCTCGACATTAAGAAGGGCGGCGTCGCCGGAATTGTGCAAATGGCGCGGCTACACGCGATCGCCGGCGGCTCAAGAGAATTGGATACACGGGCTCGGCTGCAGGCCGCGGCGGGGCAGAATATGTCGGAGCAGGGGGCGAATAACCTCATCGATGCCTTCGATTTCCTCACCGCAATGTCCCTGCGCCACCAGGCGCAGCAGTTACGTGAGGGGGCGGCACCGGACAACCATATCGACCCTGCACAGCTTTCCAAGATGGAGCGCGAACACCTCCGCGATGCCTTCCAAATCGTGGGATCGATGTATAAGGCGCTCGCCACGAAGTATCCGGTGAGGTCGACATAG
- a CDS encoding exonuclease domain-containing protein — protein sequence MQFPAPAAGTPLDDLRLLAVDMEATDIDPRRGRIVSIGWVPVEGRTISLTGARYFVVQGTDVGESATIHGITDSEAASGVPEEEAIGALLQALQGRVLLAHFAELERSYLETAVLAHCGKKLRLPVADTFALERRHMEKMGTYPRGEDLRLATVRRRYGLPEYRNHNALTDALACAELYLAVTAQSRGRTWGSLPDTTRSK from the coding sequence ATGCAATTTCCGGCTCCGGCCGCGGGAACGCCTCTCGACGACCTGCGTCTCCTGGCTGTGGATATGGAGGCCACGGACATTGACCCCCGCCGCGGGCGGATCGTCTCCATCGGGTGGGTGCCGGTCGAAGGCCGCACCATCTCACTGACCGGGGCACGGTACTTTGTAGTCCAAGGGACAGACGTAGGTGAGTCGGCCACGATTCACGGGATTACGGATAGCGAGGCCGCGTCCGGGGTACCAGAGGAAGAAGCTATCGGCGCGCTTTTACAAGCTTTGCAAGGTCGCGTATTACTGGCGCATTTTGCCGAGCTGGAACGGAGCTATCTTGAAACGGCCGTGCTCGCACACTGTGGGAAGAAGCTGCGGCTTCCGGTGGCCGACACCTTTGCTTTAGAGCGGCGGCACATGGAGAAAATGGGAACCTATCCCCGTGGGGAGGACCTGCGCTTAGCTACCGTGCGACGACGCTACGGCCTGCCTGAGTACCGCAACCACAACGCATTGACCGACGCACTGGCCTGCGCGGAGCTATACCTTGCTGTGACGGCGCAATCCCGCGGCCGGACCTGGGGGAGCCTGCCGGACACCACGCGTAGTAAGTGA
- a CDS encoding fumarylacetoacetate hydrolase family protein: MRIGRIAHPEGMAFVVIETNDNGEDIAKEIAGTPFTPPEFTGRDWKLEDVRLLAPMLPGKVVALGRNYADHVAEVFAKSSDELPPTLFIKPSTAVIGPGQPIRIPDFATNVEFEGELAVVISRPSKNIKAENWKDHVLGYTICNDVSSRDLQFADGQWARAKGIDTFCPLGPWIETDLDSLDLDNTKINAYLTHDGQREQKQDSNTDQMIVKMGGILERISAAFTLLPGDIVTTGSPAGTAAMVPGDNIEIEIPGVGNLSNPVVRA, translated from the coding sequence ATGCGTATTGGACGAATTGCACACCCAGAAGGCATGGCTTTTGTAGTCATTGAGACCAACGACAACGGTGAGGATATCGCGAAGGAAATCGCGGGAACGCCGTTTACTCCGCCGGAGTTTACTGGTCGCGACTGGAAGTTGGAGGATGTCCGACTGCTGGCTCCCATGCTGCCGGGCAAGGTGGTTGCTCTGGGGCGCAACTACGCCGACCACGTCGCAGAGGTCTTCGCCAAGTCCTCCGACGAGCTTCCCCCGACCCTCTTCATCAAGCCGTCCACGGCGGTTATCGGACCAGGCCAGCCCATCAGGATCCCGGATTTTGCCACCAACGTGGAATTCGAGGGTGAGCTCGCTGTGGTGATCAGCCGGCCGAGCAAAAATATCAAGGCAGAAAACTGGAAAGACCACGTCTTGGGCTACACGATTTGTAATGATGTGTCTTCCCGCGACCTGCAGTTTGCTGATGGGCAGTGGGCGCGTGCCAAAGGAATCGATACCTTCTGCCCGTTGGGGCCGTGGATCGAGACTGACCTGGATTCACTGGACTTGGACAACACGAAAATTAACGCCTACCTCACCCACGACGGCCAGCGTGAGCAGAAGCAGGACTCCAACACCGATCAAATGATCGTGAAGATGGGCGGAATACTGGAACGTATTTCCGCCGCGTTTACGCTGCTTCCGGGCGACATTGTGACCACGGGCTCGCCGGCAGGCACCGCGGCGATGGTGCCGGGGGACAACATTGAAATTGAGATTCCCGGAGTAGGAAACCTTTCCAATCCGGTGGTGCGCGCCTAA
- a CDS encoding isochorismate synthase, translating to MHSSRPSTAPDFLLSRTSGSVRTQGSRETFTDAFAASDALHRGDVEMIVGALPFASDDAAALTVPEKIIREDGPLEPPAFYRRPLGPATVNGYDPEPGEHLRRVEAAIDTISNSRLDKVVLARAVDIAFAEAVDPRHVAALLINNSAHMDGFIADLTPAGRQGAMLVGSSPEVLVKRQGSTVTAFPLAGSAPRHADARHDEENGRRLYHSAKDLAEHAFVVEHLREKLGPLCERLDIPERPRLLSTNEMWHLGTPIVGTLAPRNGTLPNALDLAMTTHPTPAICGTPTEAAEALICTAESDRGFYAGAVGWCDESGDGEYMVAIRCAEISGDGLHARAWAGGGIVADSCAQAELEETSAKLRTIMRTLGL from the coding sequence ATGCACTCCAGCCGACCGAGCACCGCCCCCGATTTCTTGCTCTCCCGCACTTCGGGCTCGGTCCGCACCCAAGGCAGCAGGGAAACATTCACCGACGCCTTTGCTGCCTCGGACGCACTGCACCGCGGCGACGTGGAAATGATCGTCGGAGCCCTCCCCTTTGCCAGCGACGACGCCGCGGCGCTGACCGTTCCAGAAAAAATCATCCGCGAAGACGGCCCCCTAGAACCCCCAGCCTTCTACCGCCGCCCCCTCGGCCCTGCGACGGTCAACGGCTACGACCCCGAACCCGGGGAACACCTGCGCCGCGTCGAGGCTGCCATCGATACCATCTCCAACAGTCGACTGGACAAAGTAGTTCTCGCCCGCGCCGTAGACATCGCCTTTGCCGAAGCCGTCGACCCACGGCACGTTGCGGCCTTGCTGATTAACAACTCGGCACACATGGACGGGTTTATCGCCGATCTCACCCCCGCAGGGCGTCAAGGTGCAATGCTTGTCGGATCGTCACCAGAAGTATTAGTCAAGCGTCAGGGCTCGACTGTCACCGCATTCCCTTTGGCTGGATCGGCACCTCGGCATGCCGATGCCCGTCACGATGAAGAAAACGGTCGCCGTCTATATCACTCGGCCAAGGATCTTGCGGAGCACGCGTTCGTAGTCGAACACCTTCGGGAAAAACTAGGTCCGCTGTGCGAACGGCTGGACATCCCCGAACGCCCGCGACTGCTATCCACCAACGAAATGTGGCACCTCGGCACCCCCATCGTGGGCACGCTCGCTCCGCGCAACGGCACGCTGCCGAACGCCCTGGACCTTGCGATGACGACTCACCCCACCCCGGCAATTTGCGGCACCCCGACCGAAGCAGCCGAGGCCCTCATCTGTACCGCTGAGTCAGATCGGGGCTTCTACGCTGGCGCCGTCGGTTGGTGCGACGAGTCCGGCGACGGGGAATATATGGTCGCCATCCGCTGCGCCGAAATCTCCGGAGATGGGCTTCACGCCCGCGCCTGGGCCGGCGGAGGCATCGTCGCCGATTCCTGTGCCCAGGCCGAGTTGGAGGAAACCTCCGCCAAGCTCCGCACCATCATGCGTACTCTGGGTCTTTAG
- a CDS encoding alpha/beta hydrolase family esterase, producing the protein MIRQLRHSLRPLNALAVVAATAASLTLVSISGDDGAAPVAAAAPAVPAGSAAAVNTPTPKGSAAPAHREITREVNRGSSQAKAAYRGTTRGSSASRVSSPDKALAASSKAVQTRGGARNAASSMPQGSSVPGQSRPVVNTAKPAPRVANGTTKNVWTSHNGVKRRYLLYIPTGYNPARPAPVLFGFGGWGDSPENYKGYARMNTTGAHSQAIQVYPEGIARAWEGAPYAKTRVGQDTAFVKQVLNEVDRTYAVNRNRVYAMGMSNGGGMAASIGCRAQDTFAAVAMVSAAFYTPSVSGCRRGSVAALVMHGTNDAMMHYNGGIRHGASYESARSVTGGFVHRNRCSTLHSRTPMAGGATRFAYRGCAKPTHLIAVPQDHLWFWSPDAANEVWGFLSRQHR; encoded by the coding sequence GTGATTAGACAGCTTCGCCATTCTCTCCGCCCGTTAAACGCTCTCGCCGTGGTGGCCGCAACTGCCGCTTCGCTCACTCTTGTCTCCATTTCCGGTGACGATGGTGCCGCCCCGGTGGCCGCAGCCGCACCAGCAGTCCCCGCGGGTTCGGCTGCAGCGGTGAATACGCCGACCCCCAAAGGTTCCGCAGCACCAGCGCACCGGGAAATCACTCGGGAGGTCAACCGAGGCTCGTCCCAGGCTAAAGCCGCTTATCGTGGAACGACAAGGGGTTCCTCAGCGTCGCGTGTGTCATCGCCGGACAAGGCTTTGGCAGCCTCCTCGAAAGCCGTGCAAACACGCGGGGGTGCCCGCAACGCGGCGTCATCGATGCCACAAGGCTCCAGCGTTCCGGGCCAGTCCCGTCCCGTCGTCAACACCGCTAAGCCCGCGCCACGCGTAGCAAACGGAACGACCAAGAATGTGTGGACGTCTCATAATGGCGTTAAGCGCCGCTACCTCCTGTACATCCCTACGGGCTATAACCCGGCTCGCCCTGCTCCAGTCCTCTTCGGTTTCGGTGGCTGGGGTGATAGTCCGGAAAACTACAAGGGTTACGCGCGGATGAACACCACCGGTGCGCACTCCCAAGCTATCCAGGTCTACCCCGAGGGCATCGCTCGCGCCTGGGAGGGCGCACCATACGCCAAGACTCGCGTGGGCCAGGACACCGCCTTTGTGAAGCAGGTCCTCAACGAGGTAGATCGGACGTACGCCGTCAACCGCAACCGCGTCTACGCCATGGGCATGTCCAACGGCGGCGGCATGGCCGCGAGCATTGGCTGCCGTGCGCAAGACACCTTCGCCGCGGTCGCCATGGTGTCCGCCGCTTTCTACACGCCGTCGGTGAGCGGTTGCCGCCGCGGCTCCGTGGCGGCGCTAGTCATGCATGGAACGAACGACGCAATGATGCACTACAACGGCGGCATCCGCCACGGCGCATCCTACGAATCGGCGCGCAGTGTTACGGGTGGATTCGTCCACCGAAACCGCTGCAGCACCCTGCATAGCCGGACGCCTATGGCTGGTGGCGCCACCCGCTTCGCCTACCGTGGCTGCGCCAAACCCACCCACCTGATCGCCGTCCCCCAGGATCACCTGTGGTTCTGGTCGCCCGACGCCGCCAACGAGGTGTGGGGCTTCCTCTCCCGCCAACACCGTTAG
- a CDS encoding succinic semialdehyde dehydrogenase yields the protein MSNNTVVSPACGEEVGSIRVYTAEETRAAFVSARAAQAAWEHVPHATKKRIFLEFHDLVLSEKTALLDTICAESGKARKDAFEEVLDVALTARHYAYRAGALLRPRRARAGIPLTGSVRVNHEPVGVVGVIAPWNYPLTLAVSDAVAALLAGNAVVLKPDSATPLSALRVAELLYEAGVPREVFHVLPGPGAEVGQAIVADCDYLMFTGSTATGRKLAAQAGERLIGFSGELGGKNPLIVASDADIQRAAEGAVTACFSNAGQLCISIERIYVVDAVAAEFTRAFVRSVEAMKVGAEHGWNADMGSLISHDHVEKVSGFVDDAVAAGARVLTGGKRLIDGAHARGAYYAPTVLTDVPASARLYREEVFGPVVYIESVPDEDTAIARANDTDYGLNASVWARASTGRRIASQLHAGTVNINEGYATAWIAMDAPMGGWKSSGVGRRHGDGGLLKYTEARTVALQRWTHATGPAALDREKFAATAAWALRAFRDVLR from the coding sequence ATGTCGAATAACACAGTCGTGTCACCGGCTTGCGGCGAAGAAGTCGGCTCCATCCGCGTGTATACCGCAGAGGAAACCCGCGCGGCCTTCGTCTCCGCCCGCGCCGCGCAAGCCGCCTGGGAGCACGTGCCGCATGCGACAAAAAAGCGCATCTTCCTGGAGTTCCACGACCTAGTTTTGAGCGAGAAGACGGCGCTATTGGACACCATCTGTGCGGAGTCCGGCAAGGCGCGCAAGGACGCCTTTGAGGAGGTCCTGGACGTGGCGCTCACCGCACGCCACTACGCCTACCGCGCGGGCGCGCTGCTGCGTCCTCGACGGGCGCGGGCGGGTATCCCGCTGACGGGCTCGGTGCGCGTGAACCACGAGCCCGTCGGGGTCGTGGGCGTTATCGCGCCGTGGAATTACCCGCTGACTCTTGCAGTATCCGATGCCGTCGCGGCGCTACTTGCAGGTAATGCCGTGGTGCTCAAACCGGACAGCGCTACCCCACTGTCCGCGCTCCGGGTCGCCGAGTTGCTCTATGAAGCCGGGGTGCCGCGCGAGGTGTTCCACGTGCTGCCCGGCCCCGGTGCCGAAGTCGGACAAGCCATCGTCGCCGACTGCGATTACCTGATGTTTACTGGCTCAACTGCTACCGGCAGGAAGCTCGCGGCGCAGGCGGGCGAGCGACTGATCGGATTTTCCGGGGAGCTAGGCGGCAAGAATCCCCTCATCGTGGCCTCCGACGCCGATATCCAGCGCGCTGCTGAGGGCGCGGTCACCGCGTGTTTCTCAAATGCCGGCCAGCTATGCATCTCCATCGAGCGCATCTACGTCGTGGACGCCGTGGCCGCGGAATTCACGCGCGCATTCGTCCGGTCGGTGGAAGCCATGAAGGTTGGTGCGGAGCATGGGTGGAATGCGGATATGGGATCCCTGATCTCGCACGACCATGTGGAGAAAGTCTCAGGCTTCGTGGATGACGCCGTGGCGGCGGGCGCCAGGGTGCTCACTGGCGGCAAACGCCTTATCGACGGCGCTCATGCCCGCGGGGCCTATTACGCGCCGACGGTGCTTACCGACGTCCCTGCATCAGCGCGCCTTTACCGCGAAGAGGTCTTCGGCCCAGTGGTCTACATCGAGTCCGTCCCGGATGAGGACACCGCCATCGCGCGGGCGAATGACACCGACTACGGGCTCAACGCCTCGGTCTGGGCGCGGGCCTCCACGGGGCGTCGGATAGCCAGCCAACTCCACGCCGGAACCGTCAACATCAACGAGGGGTACGCCACGGCATGGATCGCAATGGATGCCCCTATGGGCGGATGGAAGTCCTCAGGTGTGGGTCGCCGACACGGCGACGGCGGACTGCTGAAATACACCGAGGCCCGGACGGTGGCCTTGCAACGCTGGACGCACGCTACTGGGCCCGCGGCGCTAGACCGAGAGAAATTTGCCGCCACCGCGGCCTGGGCCCTGCGGGCCTTCCGCGACGTCTTGCGCTAG